Within Sphingobium aromaticiconvertens, the genomic segment CGCCCCCGCCGGTCGCAGACAATTGTTGTTGGGCGAGACGCAGAGCGATGGTTGCTTCGGTCGCCGCCGTCCGCGCCGCGACGAGGTCCTGTTCCGGCGAGACACGCTCTGCAAAAAGGCGCTGTTCACGGCGCAGGTTCGATTGCGCGAGCGCCGCACGCGCGCGGGCCGCTTCTATCTCGGCCTTGAGCGACGCCGCCTCCCGGCTCTCCACTATCGCAACTGTGTCGCCACGGCGGACCGATTGGCCAAGGTTGCGGGTCAACGCAACCAGCCGTCCGCCGATCGAGGCCGACACCACCTGAACGCCTTCGGGGTCGCCCTCGATCGTCGCCGGTATCTCAATGGCGCCTGCCGCACCGCCAACCGTTGGCCGTGTCACTTCAATACCGGCATCAGCGATCTGCTGCGTCGACAATGTTACAGCATTGGCATCGTCCGCATGTTCGCCGGTCTCATCGGCAGCATGTTTTTCTTCGCCGGAGCCTGTCGGATTGCCGCAATTTACAAGCGCCGCGGCCAGCAACATCGGCGCGCAGCCCCTTAAGAACATCCTGTTCATTGATCGCCTTCCTTGCTGTACGCCGACGTTGTCAGGCGGTCGAGGCGCGCCTGTGCGTCATGATAAGTGGCGAGCGCATCGATCGCGGCCGCTCTGGTTTCTGCAAGGGTGCGCTCGGCATCGAGCAAATCGAGCTGGCCGAATTTCCCTTCGCGATAGCCGATACGGGCAATGCGCGCCGCTTCGGTCGCCGCCGCAAGCGCAGGGCCTGATGCATTGCGGGCTGTCGTTGCGGCGTTGGCGACCTCTGCGCGGGCCGACGCTATGGACCGTTCCGCGTCAAGCAATGCCATCCGGCGTAGCGCATCGGCCTGATCCCGCTGTGCCGATGAAACATCCACAGCCGCCCTGCCCGCGTTGAAGATGGTGAGTGGGACCGACACGCCGAAGACGGCGGCGACATCATTTGTCTGCTCAAGGCGGCGGGCGCTGGCGCTGACCGTCAGGTCGGGGATGCGCTGGCTCCGGCCCAACCGGACCCGAGCTTCCGCCACAGACACATCCGCCTGCGCGGCCGCGGCCGCCAATGTCGAACCCGATGCGACAGGCCGGTCAGAACCGACCATATCGATCTGGTCGAACCACGCCAGATCAAGAGCGCCAACAGATCCGCCTATCAGCAGACCCAGATTTGCAGTCGTGACAGAAGCCGTCCGTTCTGCGCGTTCCACTGACCCTTCTGCGGCGATCCGGGCTACGTCTGCACGCTGCTCTTCGAGCGGCGATGCCCGGCCAGACGCCACACGAACGCGGGCGCCACGAAGAACCTCGACGGCGATCCGGGCCTGATCCCTTGCGACCTCCAGCCGGCGCTGGGCTGCCGCCGCTTCATTATAGG encodes:
- a CDS encoding TolC family protein, producing MHRIIAAAVAAGICASSLQAQTSPPVAAGPTFTLADALVRAGVSSIAQEAAAANIRAAEAQRRVAGLRPNPSIDVQTENVAGTGIYQGMRSSETTAGLSLPLELGGKRDARVAVANAQLDRAGLEAEVARADMRLRVTQAYNEAAAAQRRLEVARDQARIAVEVLRGARVRVASGRASPLEEQRADVARIAAEGSVERAERTASVTTANLGLLIGGSVGALDLAWFDQIDMVGSDRPVASGSTLAAAAAQADVSVAEARVRLGRSQRIPDLTVSASARRLEQTNDVAAVFGVSVPLTIFNAGRAAVDVSSAQRDQADALRRMALLDAERSIASARAEVANAATTARNASGPALAAATEAARIARIGYREGKFGQLDLLDAERTLAETRAAAIDALATYHDAQARLDRLTTSAYSKEGDQ